A genomic segment from Aspergillus chevalieri M1 DNA, chromosome 7, nearly complete sequence encodes:
- a CDS encoding Ldh family oxidoreductase (COG:C;~EggNog:ENOG410PK7G;~InterPro:IPR043144,IPR036111,IPR043143,IPR003767;~PFAM:PF02615;~go_function: GO:0016491 - oxidoreductase activity [Evidence IEA];~go_process: GO:0055114 - oxidation-reduction process [Evidence IEA]): MTESSSPIYHIRPSDLKTFVHDVLVGNGVPSDNATIVADCLVQADLRGVDTHGSNRIPSYMERIRQKVLDASASPQLQQITPVVALVDGQNGFGFTAAHMGMQRAIEMAAKFGIGMVSIKHSNHFGMSAWVVQQAIDAGMLSLVFTNSSPALPVWGGQSKLMGVSPIACGAPAGKERPFILDMAPSIAARGKIYKALRRGEKIPEDWALDAEGKRTDDPAKALQGVMLPMGGPKGSALSIMMDVFSGVLSGSAFAGHVTNPYDPSKPADVGHFLVAIKPDLFMSMDEFKERMDYLYQRVIGCEKMEGVDRIYYPGEIEQITQDTRLAQGIPFTETEIASLNKEAEAVGVGKLQHD; this comes from the coding sequence ATGACCGAGTCGTCGTCCCCAATTTACCACATCAGGCCTTCTGATCTCAAAACGTTCGTGCACGACGTGCTGGTTGGAAATGGCGTCCCCAGTGACAATGCCACTATCGTCGCCGACTGCCTCGTGCAAGCCGATCTTCGCGGCGTCGACACCCACGGCTCGAATCGAATCCCATCCTACATGGAGCGAATTCGCCAAAAAGTCCTCGACGCCTCTGCATCGCCGCAACTTCAGCAAATCACTCCCGTCGTAGCCCTGGTCGACGGGCAAAACGGATTCGGCTTCACCGCAGCGCACATGGGCATGCAACGCGCTATCGAGATGGCGGCCAAGTTCGGTATTGGCATGGTCTCCATCAAGCACTCGAATCACTTTGGCATGTCAGCATGGGTGGTTCAGCAGGCAATCGATGCGGGgatgctgtcgctggtgttTACGAATTCGTCCCCGGCGTTGCCGGTTTGGGGCGGTCAGTCGAAGCTCATGGGTGTTTCGCCCATTGCCTGTGGTGCGCCAGCGGGCAAGGAGCGTCCCTTCATCCTCGATATGGCTCCGTCTATCGCTGCTCGTGGGAAGATCTACAAGGCTCTGCGCCGGGGTGAGAAGATCCCCGAGGACTGGGCTTTGGATGCAGAAGGAAAGCGTACCGATGACCCGGCCAAGGCGCTGCAGGGAGTTATGCTTCCAATGGGTGGACCCAAGGGATCCGCACTTTCGATCATGATGGATGTATTCTCCGGCGTGCTCTCTGGATCTGCATTTGCGGGACATGTTACCAATCCGTATGATCCTTCGAAGCCTGCAGATGTCGGGCATTTCCTCGTCGCAATTAAGCCGGACCTGTTTATGAGCATGGACGAGTTCAAGGAGCGGATGGATTACCTGTACCAGCGAGTTATCGGGTGCGAGAAGATGGAGGGGGTGGATCGAATCTATTATCCCGGGGAGATTGAGCAGATCACACAAGATACGCGCCTGGCACAAGGAATCCCTTTCACGGAAACCGAGATTGCGAGTTTGAACAAGGAAGCTGAAGCGGTGGGAGTTGGAAAGTTGCAGCACGATTGA
- a CDS encoding uncharacterized protein (COG:E;~EggNog:ENOG410PIS1;~InterPro:IPR020558,IPR000581,IPR037237,IPR042096;~PFAM:PF00920;~go_function: GO:0003824 - catalytic activity [Evidence IEA]): MLSRPIIGIINTASGFNPCHGNANQLLEAAKRGIHLKGGIAIDFPTISLHEGFSHPTSMFLRNLMSMDTEEMIRAQPVDACIMIGGCDKTVPAQIMGGISANRPVLPLLTGPMMPGSHRGKRIGACTDCRNNWASYRAGTIDMEEIAAINEELAPTIGTCGVMGTASTMACITAALGLIPVQGAFAPAVSAARIRIAEQTGANAVAAAQNRRTPQTILSAESFYNAAIVLQAIGGSTNAMVHLIAIVNRHPGVKGLINLNTLDDVGRRTPLLVDLKPSGDNYMNDFHNAGGMLCLLHRLRPLLHLSAKTITGETLGEFLDRNAFRDFEYSLSIIRTLSDPLHVSSSLIVVEGNIAPNGAVMKASASKDKRLLRHTGPAVVFENSSDLASRLDDSDLDVTADSVLVLKGIGPIGHPGMPEAGMIPIPRKLAARRVADMLRISDGRMSGTAGETIVLHISPESAIPGSPFGII; encoded by the exons ATGCTCTCTCGTCCCATTATCGGCATTATCAACACGGCGTCTGGCTTCAATCCTTGCCATGGGAACGCCAATCAATTGCTGGAGGCTGCCAAACGAGGCATCCACTTGAAGGGCGGTATAGCAATCGATTTCCCGACCATCAGCTTGCACGAGGGATTCTCACACCCGACGAGCATGTTTCTGCGAAATCTGATGAGTATGGATACGGAGGAGATGATTCGCGCACAGCCTGTGGATGCTTGTATTATGATCGGAG GTTGTGACAAGACTGTTCCTGCGCAAATTATGGGAGGAATCTCTGCAAATAgacccgtgcttcctcttctcacCGGCCCCATGATGCCAGGCAGTCATCGAGGAAAACGAATCGGGGCCTGTACCGACTGTAGGAACAATTGGGCATCCTACCGAGCAGGAACCATTGACATGGAGGAGATAGCGGCCATCAATGAAGAACTCGCTCCTACG ATCGGAACCTGCGGAGTGATGGGCACCGCTAGTACAATGGCTTGTATCACGGCTGCTCTTGGACTTATTCCTGTGCAGGGTGCGTTTGCACCTGCTGTGTCTGCCGCCAGGATTCGCATCGCTGAGCAGACTGGTGCAaatgctgttgctgctgctcagAACCGGAGAACACCACAGACTATCTTGTCTGCTGAATCGTTCTACAATGCGGCGATCGTTCTCCAGGCCATCGGCGGCTCTACGAATGCTATGGTACATCTGATTGCCATTGTTAACCGTCATCCGGGCGTCAAGGGCTTGATCAATCTTAACACGTTGGACGACGTCGGCCGTCGGACTCCGCTTCTCGTCGACTTGAAACCTAGCGGCGACAACTACATGAACGACTTCCACAATGCAGGCGGCATGCTGTGTCTTTTACATCGTCTACGGCCACTTCTTCATCTCTCTGCGAAAACCATCACCGGAGAGACACTCGGCGAGTTCCTGGACCGAAATGCTTTCCGTGACTTCGAGTACTCATTGAGCATCATCCGAACCTTGTCCGATCCCTTGCATGTGTCCTCGTCCCTCATCGTTGTCGAAGGAAATATTGCCCCTAACGGCGCCGTGATGAAGGCCTCTGCCTCGAAAGACAAGCGACTCCTTCGTCACACGGGGCCCGCGGTGGTCTTTGAGAACTCAAGTGACTTGGCTTCGCGTCTTGATGATTCTGACCTCGATGTCACGGCAGATTCGGTCCTCGTTCTCAAGGGCATCGGGCCCATCGGCCATCCGGGAATGCCGGAGGCGGGCATGATACCTATCCCGCGCAAACTGGCTGCTCGGAGAGTCGCGGATATGCTACGCATCTCGGATGGGCGTATGTCTGGTACGGCGGGAGAGACAATTGTTCTGCACATTTCGCCTGAGTCTGCGATTCCGGGGTCGCCATTTGGAATCATTTGA
- a CDS encoding sugar porter family MFS transporter (COG:G;~EggNog:ENOG410PJ41;~InterPro:IPR005829,IPR005828,IPR003663,IPR036259, IPR020846;~PFAM:PF00083,PF07690;~TransMembrane:12 (i7-32o52-71i78-101o107-126i147-167o173-190i266-287o299-316i323-350o370-394i406-425o437-455i);~go_component: GO:0016020 - membrane [Evidence IEA];~go_component: GO:0016021 - integral component of membrane [Evidence IEA];~go_function: GO:0022857 - transmembrane transporter activity [Evidence IEA];~go_process: GO:0055085 - transmembrane transport [Evidence IEA]) — MYRISNIYVLAAFGTIGGALFGFDVSSMSAWIGADQYLEYFDHPDSNLQGGITASMSAGSFAGAIAAGFISDYLGRRLALMIASVVWIIGAVIQCSTHSVAQLVAGRVISGLAVGVTSSQVCVYLAELAPARIRGRVVGIQQWAIEWGILIMYLIAYGCSVSVAGPAAFRICWGVQAVPGLILGLALIFFPESPRWLAGKERWEECLDTLALIHGNGDRNHPMVQAEFEEVQEAARVAHESQDISILALFGPRIWQRTVCGISVQVWQQLLGGNVAMYYVVYIFQMADMGGNQSLTSSIIQYVIFLVTTGVVLPFIDKAGRRMLLLSGSILCMALHFAIAGTMATYGHYADSVNGNENLRWVIAGAPGKGVIACSYIFTGIYGLTWAPTAWIYSSEIFPLKYRAKGVGLSAAGNWIFNFALAYFVAPAFTNIQWKTYIIFGVFCTVMTLHVFFLYPETAQRSLEEIDYMFDTGVKAWKSHDMQVPQREQDVKKTEDVVHDERV; from the exons ATGTATCGAATTTCCAACATCTACG TCCTGGCGGCCTTTGGCACCATTGGCGGTGCCTTGTTCGGTTTTGATGTCAGCTCGATGAGTGCTTGGATTGGGGCCGACCAGTATCTGGAGTACTTTGATCATCCCGACTCGAATTTGCAAGGCGGTATCACGGCGTCTATGTCGGCCGGATCGTTTGCTGGAGCTATTGCGGCCGGATTCATCTCTGATTATCTGGGTCGTCGGTTGGCCTTGATGATAGCATCGGTGGTTTGGATCATTGGCGCGGTGATCCAATGCAGCACGCACAGCGTGGCCCAGTTGGTCGCTGGTAGAGTCATTAGCGGATTGGCAG TCGGTGTGACGTCCTCGCAGGTTTGTGTCTACCTGGCCGAACTGGCCCCAGCGAGGATTCGCGGTCGGGTTGTGGGAATCCAACAATGGGCAATCGAATGGGGCATCTTAATCATGTACCTCATCGCGTACGGCTGCTCGGTGTCCgtggcaggtcctgcggccTTCCGGATTTGCTGGGGCGTACAGGCCGTTCCTGGCTTGATTCTTGGCCTGGCACTGATCTTCTTCCCTGAATCGCCGCGATGGCTTGCCGGGAAAGAACGTTGGGAAGAATGCTTGGATACGCTGGCTTTGATTCACGGTAATGGCGATCGCAACCATCCGATGGTACAAGCAGAATTCGAGGAGGTACAAGAAGCCGCGCGCGTGGCGCACGAGTCGCAGGATATTTCGATACTGGCTCTATTTGGGCCGCGTATCTGGCAGCGGACAGTGTGCGGAATCAGTGTGCAAGTATGGCAACAACTGTTGGGAGGAAATGTTGCCATGTACTACGTCGTCTATATTTTCCAAATGGCCGATATG GGTGGCAACCAATCCTTAACCTCGTCCATCATCCAATATGTCATTTTCCTGGTGACAACTGGTGTCGTGCTGCCATTTATCGATAAAGCCGGTCGTCGCATGTTGCTTCTTTCCGGGTCGATCTTGTGCATGGCGCTACATTTTGCCATCGCCGGTACGATGGCAACGTACGGACATTACGCTGACTCGGTGAACGGTAACGAGAACCTGCGTTGGGTGATTGCCGGCGCACCGGGCAAGGGTGTTATTGCCTGTAGTTACATCTTCACTGGAATTTACGGCTTGACATGG GCTCCGACGGCTTGGATTTACTCATCCGAGATATTCCCTCTCAAATATCGTGCCAAAGGCGTCGGGCTTTCTGCTGCGGGCAATTGGATTTTCAACTTCGCATTGGCGTACTTTGTGGCGCCGGCGTTCACCAACATCCAATGGAAGACATATATTATCTTCGGGGTGTTCTGCACCGTGATGACgcttcatgtgtttttcctGTATCCGGAAACGGCGCAACGGTCGCTTGAAGAGATTGATTATATGTTCGATACGGGTGTCAAGGCGTGGAAATCGCACGATATGCAGGTTCCTCAGCGTGAACAGGATGTGAAGAAGACGGAAGATGTTGTACATGATGAGCGTGTTTAG
- a CDS encoding sugar phosphate isomerase/epimerase family protein (COG:G;~EggNog:ENOG410Q1CY;~InterPro:IPR013022,IPR036237;~PFAM:PF01261): MMTRFSNRLAISTSSLGLHPSHTLDQKIQAAAQHGFEGIEIVYGDLKIYSDRNNLSVAAGAEHIRRACENHRLAIIALVPFENYEGSKSPLRDRLTIAGHWINIARILRAAYIQVPSQYNRDCLGDEILIVSELQQLADLASAAAPVISIAYEPMSWGIHYPTWESSLRLAELVNRDNFGICLDSFHVATKLWASPFEPSGQYPNGARDLAESLHRSITQIPMDKLFYVQLSDGERFDPPFSKAHPWYIEGEAPEFTWSKHARPFPLETELGGYLPLGKIVQAWLIDKNYTGWVSLETFDRRMRDENFSPETAAARGQDSWRKLQALPFGSGNNSKI; encoded by the coding sequence ATGATGACACGCTTCTCAAATAGGTTGGCCATTAGCACTTCGTCCTTGGGGCTGCATCCCTCCCACACCTTGGACCAGAAGATTCAAGCGGCTGCCCAACATGGCTTCGAGGGTATCGAAATCGTCTACGGAGACTTGAAGATATACAGCGACCGCAACAACCTGTCTGTGGCCGCCGGTGCCGAGCACATCCGTCGGGCGTGCGAGAATCACCGGCTTGCGATCATCGCGTTGGTTCCTTTCGAGAACTACGAGGGCAGTAAATCGCCGCTTCGGGATCGATTGACCATCGCGGGCCACTGGATCAACATCGCGCGTATACTCCGAGCAGCCTACATCCAGGTACCATCGCAGTACAATCGCGATTGTCTCGGCGATGAGATCTTGATCGTTTCGGAATTGCAGCAATTGGCAGACCTCGCCAGCGCCGCAGCACCTGTTATCTCGATCGCATACGAGCCGATGTCATGGGGAATCCACTATCCGACCTGGGAATCCTCGCTCCGACTGGCGGAACTCGTGAACCGAGACAATTTCGGGATTTGTCTCGATAGCTTCCATGTCGCGACCAAGCTGTGGGCAAGCCCCTTTGAGCCTTCGGGACAGTATCCCAACGGCGCCCGTGATCTCGCCGAGTCTCTACATCGGTCAATCACGCAAATCCCCATGGACAAGCTTTTCTACGTGCAACTATCTGACGGTGAGCGATTCGATCCGCCCTTCTCGAAAGCGCATCCTTGGTATATCGAGGGCGAGGCGCCTGAGTTTACCTGGTCCAAACATGCTCGACCGTTTCCGCTGGAGACCGAACTGGGCGGATACCTGCCCTTGGGCAAAATAGTGCAGGCGTGGCTTATCGACAAAAACTACACTGGCTGGGTGTCTCTGGAGACTTTTGACCGGCGGATGCGCGATGAGAATTTTAGTCCAGAAACAGCGGCAGCCCGAGGCCAGGATTCGTGGCGTAAACTTCAGGCGTTGCCATTTGGATCGGGAAATAACAGCAAAATCTAA